A window from Hemicordylus capensis ecotype Gifberg chromosome 2, rHemCap1.1.pri, whole genome shotgun sequence encodes these proteins:
- the LOC128343955 gene encoding uncharacterized protein LOC128343955, with translation MQRAVVMSVPEAIEKFNGHHTYSGHYGILKTRSSISHKYYWPGMTKDIEKWISTCDVCQRFGVPDNADTELHSVKDGKVYWQDEDIAQEVIRQASKNKAAVEAAQRNIQKAQERQQKQYRERKTSKYSVMNVCVGGKVLLLNYQKRTQKGANLEPDYQGPYIVDRLEGRKVTLRTIQGKPMKTKYHISLVKPYKEMSYPVPKDHEYIRVGPQNGKLAVAPIACNDDSCTKMSMKECHNNLWQSAVGTAEDPMETWAKKGV, from the exons ATGCAACGTGCAGTGGTCATGTCAGTTCCAGAGGCTATTGAAAAATTTAACGGTCATCACACTTACTCCGGGCACTATGGTATCCTTAAGACCAGGTCAAGCATCAGCCATAAGTATTATTGGCCAGGGATGACAAAGGACATAGAGAAATGG ATCTCCACCTGTGATGTCTGCCAGAGATTTGGTGTTCCCGATAATGCTGATACAGAGCTGCACAGTGTCAAA GATGGCAAAGTCTACTGGCAAGATGAAGATATTGCCCAGGAAGTTATTCGACAGGCTTCCAAGAACAAAGCAGCTGTGGAAGCAGCTCAGAGGAACATCCAGAAAGCACAAGAAAGGCAGCAGAAGCAGTACAGGGAGAGGAAAACATCCAAATATAGTGTTATGAATGTCTGTGTTGGTGGTAAAGTACTGCTTCTGAATTATCAAAAGAGAACACAAAAGGGGGCAAACCTTGAGCCAGACTACCAAGGACCCTACATTGTGGACAGGCTTGAAGGGAGAAAGGTCACACTACGCACTATTCAGGGAAAGCCAATGAAAACAAAATACCATATTTCTTTGGTGAAGCCTTACAAAGAGATGTCTTATCCTGTTCCCAAGGACCACGAATACATTCGTGTTGGCCCACAGAATGGAAAGCTTGCAGTAGCACCAATAGCATGCAACGATGACTCGTGTACCAAGATGAGCATGAAGGAATGCCACAACAATTTGTGGCAATCTGCAGTAGGCACTGCAGAAGATCCCATGGAGACATGGGCTAAGAAAGGTGTGTAA